Genomic segment of Leuconostoc mesenteroides subsp. mesenteroides:
TTCTGTTAGAATATGTAGGTAATAAATTTTATGGAGGAAATATGCATTGCGTTGATTAATCATCACATAAGGCGATTAATTTGTTGTTAGAAATGCGCTTTGCACTTTAATAATCATGGCAAAAGATAAACTTATTGGCGTTGATCTTGGTGGTACAACTATCAAGTTTGCAATTTTGACTGATCAAGGTGAAATTCAACAAAAATGGTCAATTAAAACAAATATTTTGGATGATGGTGGACACATTGTTCCAGATATTATTGAATCCATTAATCATCATTTAGACCTTTATCAACTGGATAAAGAACGTATTATTGGCATTGGTATGGGGACACCTGGAACTGTTAACCGTGAAAAAGGTACAGTCACAGGAGCATTTAACTTAAATTGGAAAACAGAGCAACCGGTCAAAGCAGATATTGAGTCAGGAACAGGATTTACTTTGACAATTGATAATGATGCTAACTCTGCTGCTCTTGGTGAAGCATGGAAGGGTGCTGGTAATAATGATGACGAAGTTTCATTCATTACCTTAGGCACTGGTGTTGGTGGTGGCTTGTTAGCCAATGGTAAGCTAATTCATGGTACAGTTGGAGCCGGTGGAGAAGTCGGCCACATGATTGTTGAACCTGATGGATATTTGTGTACATGTGGCAATCGTGGTTGCTTAGAGCAATATGCTTCAGCTACTGGTGTTGTTCATTTAGCGCAAACTATTGCCGAAGAATATGTGGGTAATTCGAAATTAAAGAAGATGATTGACAACGGTGAAGAAGTTACATCAAAAATTGTCTTTGATTTAGCAAAGCAAGGCGATTTTTTGGCAAATAAAGTTGTTGACAAAGTTGCTTATTACTTGGGATATGCTACAGCTACCATGTCTAATATCTTGAATCCATCAGCTGTTGTTATTGGTGGTGGTGTTGCTGCTGCAGGAGAATTCTTACGTGCACGTGTTGAAAAACATTGGACTAAGTTTGCGTTCCCAACAGTGCGTCACTCTACACGTGTAAAGTTAGCAGAGTTAGGTAACGATGCTGGTGTGATTGGTGCGGCGAGTTTGGCTCGAATGCCTGCTTAAAGTGAATACAAATAAAAAAAGCTGCTATATGATAGCAGCTTTTTTTATTTGTATTTATTTATGCTAAATTAACTGATGCTTCTTCATTTTTTTCTGACACATCATTATCTGATATATGGGGTAAAAATGCAGGTAGCAAATCGTTAACAGAAAAATCTGTCAATATTTGCGTTTTTAAATCGATCGCATCATCGATCGCCACCGTAGCCTGAACTTTTGGCATCATACCGTGAGCGAGTTGTTGATCTTCTAGTATGGACAGCTTCGTTTCTTTTGAATTACGATTGTACAGAAAGTCTGTAATGTTGAGGCCTACTTTTTTAGCAATGTTGACGACTAAGTTGCGTGAGTATTTCTGATGACCAATTGTCAGCGCTTCTTGTAAATTGATGAGTAAGGCCCGTGCTTTTTTATTACCTTCAATTTGAGCAGCTTTGAAATCGAGAGTTAGGCGATAGACTAAACTAGCTTTGTCGGTAGGCTCATCGGCACATGTTGACTGATTATCCTTAATCATTTTCAGAATTGGTTCATTGATTAAAGGGACAAAAAATAGATGATGTGAACGATGGATTTGTTGACTAATTTTTTGTAGATATTGCTCTGTAATTAAGCAATTATCAGACAGTGGCGTATCAAAATGATATATAGATAGCATGATTGTTCTCCTGAATTATTAACTTATTTAATATACAAAATATTAGTATAGCCGTCAAGGGTGTACTTGACAAATGATACGCTCATAAATATGTTAAAATAGAATAGTAGTAATTAAAAAATATGATAGAGGATGACAGTATGAATTGGGATCATTTTTTTATACCATATATTCAAACCGTCTCAGAGCTTAAAGTAAAATTACGTGGTTTGCGTCAGCAATACGAGAAATCTGGTGAAGATTCATCAATTGAATTTGTAACTGGTCGTGTGAAATCTCGAGCGTCAATTGAAGAAAAGATAATTCGTCGACATTTAGATGAGAATCGGTTGGCTCTTGACTTACAAGATATAGCCGGTGTCCGTATTATGACAAAGTATGTTGAAGACATTTACACTGTGGTTGATTTATTGCGTCAAAGAACAGATTTTCAAATTTTAGAAGAACGTGATTATGTCAGTAATGCTAAACCTTCAGGATATCGATCGTATCATCTTGTGATTGAATATCCTGTCCAAATGTACACTGGAGAATTAAAAGTACTGGCAGAAATTCAAGTACGAACAATGGCCATGAATTTTTGGGCTACGGTAGAACATGATTTGCGTTATAAGCATGGAGAGTTGAACGAAGATTTAGCCAATCGACTGACTAAGCTATCAGAATCAACTTTTGCTTTAGATCAAGAACTGAGTGAGATAAGAGCAATAGAATGAAAATCGCAATCTTCAATAATCATGCTGAACATAGTGTGGTTATTGCCAAAAAATTGATATTGGCAATGAAAAAAAATAATGTCGATATTGATGATAGAAATCCGGATATTGTCGTTTCCGTCGGTGGGGATGGTACGCTTTTGGGTGCCTTTCAGAAGTATGTTGACCAAA
This window contains:
- a CDS encoding ROK family glucokinase, translating into MAKDKLIGVDLGGTTIKFAILTDQGEIQQKWSIKTNILDDGGHIVPDIIESINHHLDLYQLDKERIIGIGMGTPGTVNREKGTVTGAFNLNWKTEQPVKADIESGTGFTLTIDNDANSAALGEAWKGAGNNDDEVSFITLGTGVGGGLLANGKLIHGTVGAGGEVGHMIVEPDGYLCTCGNRGCLEQYASATGVVHLAQTIAEEYVGNSKLKKMIDNGEEVTSKIVFDLAKQGDFLANKVVDKVAYYLGYATATMSNILNPSAVVIGGGVAAAGEFLRARVEKHWTKFAFPTVRHSTRVKLAELGNDAGVIGAASLARMPA
- a CDS encoding GTP pyrophosphokinase family protein — protein: MNWDHFFIPYIQTVSELKVKLRGLRQQYEKSGEDSSIEFVTGRVKSRASIEEKIIRRHLDENRLALDLQDIAGVRIMTKYVEDIYTVVDLLRQRTDFQILEERDYVSNAKPSGYRSYHLVIEYPVQMYTGELKVLAEIQVRTMAMNFWATVEHDLRYKHGELNEDLANRLTKLSESTFALDQELSEIRAIE
- a CDS encoding DsbA family protein, with translation MLSIYHFDTPLSDNCLITEQYLQKISQQIHRSHHLFFVPLINEPILKMIKDNQSTCADEPTDKASLVYRLTLDFKAAQIEGNKKARALLINLQEALTIGHQKYSRNLVVNIAKKVGLNITDFLYNRNSKETKLSILEDQQLAHGMMPKVQATVAIDDAIDLKTQILTDFSVNDLLPAFLPHISDNDVSEKNEEASVNLA